One region of Turicibacter bilis genomic DNA includes:
- a CDS encoding methionine ABC transporter permease, whose amino-acid sequence MNQLLNQICPNVVAYFPELIQALWDTLLMVVISGLFAVLIGLPIGVVLVVTRPGHLLEQKAVNLIVGKFINVFRSIPFIILLAFIMPLTRAIVGTSIGLKGAIVPLVVGTAPFVARQVESALLNVDPGVIEAAKAMGSTPFEIIYRVLLREGLGGIIYGLTITTVSLIGFSAIAGNVGGGGLGDFAIRYGYQYYKGDIMVVTVIIIIILVSIVQSVGEALERKFSH is encoded by the coding sequence ATGAATCAGTTGCTTAATCAAATTTGTCCGAATGTCGTAGCGTATTTTCCAGAGTTAATTCAAGCGCTATGGGATACATTATTGATGGTGGTCATCTCGGGATTGTTTGCTGTGTTAATTGGTTTACCCATTGGAGTTGTTTTAGTCGTGACAAGACCGGGACATTTGTTAGAACAAAAAGCAGTTAATCTGATAGTGGGGAAGTTCATTAATGTTTTTCGCTCGATTCCATTTATTATTTTATTAGCATTTATTATGCCATTAACTCGAGCAATTGTCGGAACATCGATTGGATTAAAAGGGGCAATCGTTCCTTTAGTGGTAGGAACTGCGCCATTTGTTGCTAGACAAGTAGAATCAGCCTTATTAAATGTGGATCCTGGTGTGATTGAAGCTGCAAAGGCAATGGGATCAACGCCATTTGAAATTATTTATCGTGTCCTACTTCGAGAAGGGCTAGGTGGAATTATTTATGGACTAACGATTACGACGGTTAGCTTAATTGGATTTTCGGCCATTGCTGGAAATGTCGGTGGTGGAGGTTTAGGAGACTTCGCTATTCGTTATGGGTATCAGTACTATAAGGGAGATATTATGGTAGTAACGGTCATTATTATTATCATTTTAGTTTCAATCGTTCAAAGTGTTGGGGAAGCGCTTGAACGAAAGTTCAGTCATTAA
- a CDS encoding MetQ/NlpA family ABC transporter substrate-binding protein: MKKKLLSIVTTICLGILLVACGGQSGDTDKVIKLGINGEVNQIWKSVQSRLADEGIDLQFVTFSDYNLPNQALADGEIDANSFQTIAFFEQFINDHNLDLTSIGYTVLAPMGIYSSKISDLNELPDDSTVLIPNDASNGGRALLLLQDAGLIKLADEVGITPTVKDIVENPKNLEVVELVAQQLPLSLADAEIAVINNGVAVQANLSPLNDSIYIENTESESVVNYYNIIAARTEDKDNPTLKRLVEVYQTEETKKAIEEEYKGASIPVFE, from the coding sequence ATGAAAAAGAAATTATTAAGTATTGTAACAACGATTTGTTTAGGAATTTTATTAGTAGCGTGTGGTGGACAATCAGGAGATACTGACAAAGTCATCAAATTAGGGATTAATGGAGAAGTCAATCAGATTTGGAAAAGTGTTCAATCACGTTTAGCAGATGAAGGGATTGATTTACAATTTGTAACATTTAGTGATTATAATTTACCGAATCAAGCATTAGCTGATGGCGAAATTGATGCAAACTCTTTCCAAACTATTGCGTTTTTCGAACAATTTATTAACGATCATAATTTAGATTTAACATCAATTGGCTATACGGTTTTAGCTCCAATGGGAATCTATTCATCAAAAATTTCTGACTTAAATGAGTTACCAGATGATTCAACTGTTTTAATTCCAAATGATGCATCAAATGGAGGACGCGCCTTATTATTATTACAAGATGCGGGTTTAATTAAATTAGCGGATGAAGTTGGAATTACACCAACTGTAAAGGATATTGTTGAAAATCCTAAGAATCTTGAAGTTGTTGAATTAGTCGCACAACAATTACCACTTTCATTAGCTGATGCAGAAATTGCAGTTATTAATAATGGAGTTGCCGTACAAGCTAACTTATCACCTTTAAATGATTCTATCTATATTGAAAATACAGAAAGTGAGTCTGTTGTAAATTATTATAATATTATTGCGGCTCGTACGGAGGATAAAGATAATCCAACATTAAAAAGATTAGTGGAAGTTTATCAAACAGAGGAAACGAAAAAAGCAATTGAAGAGGAATATAAAGGGGCAAGTATTCCAGTTTTTGAATAA
- a CDS encoding M20 family metallopeptidase, whose amino-acid sequence MEQKIIKVQDYLNKRREDFIQISHQIHERPESANEEYFACELLSETLRQAGFDVTVNVAGHETGFVARKASSKPGPIIGILAEYDALAGLGHGCGHNIIGASSVAAGCALAQVIEETGGEVVVFGTPAEEGGDNGSAKGSFVREGLFKDVDVCMMIHPGSKTTITGPSLANHPIEFEFFGRPAHAAGCPEKGINALDAMIVFYNAVNALRQQLTPDVRIHGIITHGGDAPNIIPEYTKARFYIRANTIQVCEEVTERVIKAAEGAALSTGCELKYTTYQNIVEDLIVYPKFNELFTKVATDLGLEVEELDPNASRGSTDAGNVSQVVPTIHPSLKICEPHVASHTKEFKEAAASKRGDQAVLDSAEILARISLELLLDSQKLKEIKDEFALLKAE is encoded by the coding sequence ATGGAACAAAAAATTATTAAAGTACAAGATTATTTAAATAAACGTCGAGAAGATTTTATTCAGATTAGTCATCAAATTCATGAACGTCCTGAGAGTGCAAACGAAGAATATTTTGCCTGTGAGTTATTAAGTGAGACATTACGCCAAGCCGGATTCGATGTTACTGTGAATGTGGCAGGTCATGAAACAGGATTTGTGGCTCGTAAAGCATCCTCTAAACCAGGTCCGATTATTGGGATTTTAGCTGAATATGATGCTTTAGCTGGACTTGGTCATGGATGCGGACATAATATTATCGGGGCTAGTAGTGTAGCAGCCGGTTGTGCATTAGCTCAAGTGATTGAAGAAACGGGTGGGGAAGTCGTTGTATTTGGAACGCCTGCTGAAGAAGGGGGAGATAACGGAAGTGCAAAAGGATCATTTGTTCGCGAAGGATTATTTAAGGACGTTGATGTTTGTATGATGATTCATCCAGGTAGCAAGACGACTATTACTGGACCTTCTCTTGCTAATCATCCAATTGAGTTTGAATTCTTTGGACGACCAGCTCATGCAGCGGGATGTCCAGAGAAAGGAATTAATGCCTTAGATGCGATGATTGTGTTCTACAATGCAGTAAATGCACTTCGTCAACAATTGACACCAGATGTTCGTATTCATGGAATTATTACACATGGTGGGGATGCACCAAATATTATTCCTGAATATACAAAAGCAAGATTCTATATTCGTGCTAATACGATTCAAGTTTGCGAAGAAGTGACTGAACGTGTGATTAAAGCAGCAGAAGGAGCAGCTTTATCGACGGGATGTGAATTAAAATATACGACTTATCAAAATATTGTGGAAGATTTAATTGTTTATCCAAAGTTTAATGAATTATTTACAAAAGTGGCGACTGACCTTGGACTAGAAGTAGAGGAACTTGATCCGAATGCTTCACGTGGTTCAACAGATGCAGGAAATGTGAGTCAAGTGGTTCCAACGATTCATCCATCACTTAAAATTTGTGAACCTCATGTTGCTAGTCATACTAAAGAGTTCAAAGAGGCGGCGGCTTCTAAAAGAGGTGATCAAGCGGTTTTAGATAGTGCTGAAATTTTAGCACGTATTAGTTTAGAGTTACTGTTAGATTCTCAAAAATTAAAAGAAATTAAAGATGAGTTTGCATTGTTAAAAGCTGAATAG
- a CDS encoding zinc ribbon domain-containing protein encodes MNSFFEGLGKKVSQTGQDAMKKTKELAEMTKINSQIAEEEKKLNKLYMKLGQLYYQMHKNNPELVYTDICQGIGGCLQTIDRYEVMLNELKGIKRCEKCKTEMPISSTFCQTCGSKLNDERETIVSTICPECGMENGGHATTCIKCGKLL; translated from the coding sequence ATGAATTCATTTTTTGAAGGACTTGGAAAGAAAGTTTCTCAAACAGGACAAGATGCGATGAAAAAAACGAAAGAACTAGCTGAGATGACAAAAATTAATTCGCAAATCGCTGAGGAAGAGAAGAAACTGAATAAATTATATATGAAGTTGGGACAACTTTATTATCAGATGCATAAGAATAATCCGGAGTTAGTATATACGGATATTTGCCAAGGAATAGGTGGATGTTTACAGACTATTGATCGATATGAAGTGATGTTAAACGAGTTAAAAGGGATTAAGCGATGTGAGAAGTGTAAAACGGAAATGCCGATTTCATCAACGTTTTGTCAAACGTGTGGAAGTAAATTAAATGATGAACGAGAAACCATTGTTTCGACCATTTGCCCGGAATGCGGAATGGAAAATGGAGGGCATGCAACGACATGTATTAAATGTGGAAAGTTACTATAA
- the aspD gene encoding aspartate 4-decarboxylase, with protein MTTHEENRRKKIQDMIKKVESLSPFELKDELIKMAKKSEQKGIRMMLNAGRGNPNWTAATPRQAFFTFGQFAVEETQRTWSDKDLAGMPEKAGIYDRFLMYTKHNSNAPGVELLKAIIEYGIKEPDFDPDSWVFELTDAIIGDNYPVPDRMLIHTEKVVKDYVIKEMGGDPKTATHDLYAVEGGTAAMCYIFDSLIANRILSPGDKIALFVPIFTPYVEIANLPRYHFDIVKIYASEVNENGRHTWQYPKEQLDKLADTKIKLACVVNPSNPPSVAINEESMFYLKHIVESKNPDLMIVTDDVYGTFADKFQSLMCSMPYNTLGVYSYSKYFGVTGWRLGVIALAKDNVYNHLIEQLPEDAKDILRERYGALTTDPDHIPFIDRIVADSRQVALNHTAGLSTPQQVQMAFFSIFALLDKNDTYKNQTKEICRRRKQLLHTYLDELTLEENPYSTSYYDEIDLLVWAKLKYGEEFVEYLKEERNSLEFLFELADRYSIVLLNGSGFEGPSWSIRVSLANLKDEEYAEIGKAINELFAKYAEDWNAFKW; from the coding sequence ATGACAACACACGAAGAAAATAGACGTAAAAAAATTCAAGATATGATTAAGAAGGTTGAAAGCTTAAGTCCATTCGAATTAAAAGATGAACTGATTAAAATGGCTAAAAAATCAGAGCAAAAAGGCATTCGAATGATGTTAAATGCTGGACGTGGTAACCCAAACTGGACAGCCGCTACTCCTCGTCAAGCATTCTTTACTTTTGGACAATTTGCCGTAGAAGAAACCCAACGAACATGGTCTGATAAAGATTTAGCGGGAATGCCGGAGAAAGCAGGAATTTATGATCGCTTCTTAATGTATACAAAGCATAATTCTAATGCTCCTGGTGTTGAGTTATTAAAAGCTATTATTGAATATGGAATTAAGGAACCTGATTTTGATCCTGATAGTTGGGTATTCGAATTAACAGATGCTATTATTGGTGATAATTATCCAGTTCCTGATCGTATGCTAATTCATACTGAAAAAGTAGTTAAGGACTATGTCATTAAAGAGATGGGAGGTGACCCTAAAACAGCAACTCATGATTTATATGCAGTTGAAGGTGGAACTGCTGCTATGTGCTATATCTTTGATTCATTAATCGCCAACCGTATTTTATCACCAGGTGATAAAATTGCTCTGTTTGTTCCAATCTTTACACCTTATGTCGAAATTGCAAACTTACCTCGCTATCATTTCGACATTGTTAAAATCTATGCTTCTGAGGTTAATGAAAATGGACGCCATACGTGGCAATATCCTAAAGAACAACTAGATAAATTAGCAGATACTAAAATTAAATTAGCCTGCGTCGTTAATCCAAGTAATCCACCCTCAGTGGCAATCAATGAAGAGTCTATGTTCTACTTGAAACATATTGTTGAATCTAAAAATCCAGATTTAATGATTGTTACCGACGATGTTTATGGGACATTCGCAGATAAGTTTCAATCTTTAATGTGTTCAATGCCTTACAATACACTAGGCGTTTATTCTTACTCAAAATACTTTGGTGTAACAGGTTGGCGTCTTGGCGTCATTGCCTTAGCAAAAGATAATGTCTACAATCATTTAATCGAGCAATTACCCGAGGACGCAAAAGATATTTTAAGAGAACGTTATGGTGCTTTAACAACTGATCCAGATCATATTCCATTTATCGACCGTATTGTAGCAGATAGCCGTCAAGTCGCACTTAACCATACGGCCGGATTATCGACCCCACAACAAGTACAGATGGCATTTTTCTCAATCTTTGCTTTACTAGATAAAAATGATACGTATAAAAATCAAACAAAAGAAATTTGTCGTCGTCGTAAACAGTTATTACATACTTACCTTGATGAACTGACCTTAGAAGAAAATCCTTATAGTACGTCATACTATGACGAAATTGATTTACTGGTTTGGGCAAAACTTAAATATGGTGAGGAATTCGTTGAATACCTTAAAGAGGAACGAAATTCATTAGAGTTCTTATTTGAATTAGCTGATCGTTACAGTATTGTCTTATTAAATGGTAGTGGATTTGAAGGACCATCTTGGTCAATTCGTGTTTCATTAGCTAACTTAAAAGATGAAGAATATGCTGAAATCGGTAAAGCTATTAATGAATTATTCGCTAAATACGCAGAAGATTGGAACGCATTTAAATGGTAA
- the aspT gene encoding aspartate-alanine antiporter produces the protein MTWFVHALQSHPELALFLTLAIGYAVGKIQIGSFKVGSVTGVLITGVIIGQLNITIDDTVKSVFFLLFLFALGYNAGPQFFKGLKKEGIPQVIFSVIVCVIGLISTIIVGKILGYNAGQASGLAAGALTQSAVIGVAQDAISNLSIAASDKKSMMDFVPVGYAVTYIFGTIGCAFILATVGPKILGVDLEEESKKLDNISKDKLENSLENSRAGDLDYRAYIISDKYVGQSVSTIEKKLARDSIRLFLVRIKRENKVFKPAGDEVIQKNDHVAFAFKERDVEKINLLDIGQEISDYHLINFPTESLAVYVKSDKVIGKSIKEIRHHTLTRGVFISKLQSTGEEVPYQNDTIVQNHDVLTLTGPVDEVEVLAYQLGRPARNSDETDMIFVGLGILLGGLIGIPALMIGKVGISLSTSGGALIMGLIFGLLHSRRPTIGRIPSSTAWFLSNVGLAAFVAVVGINAGPGFVSGLKTSGISFFLAGVIVTIIPTLAGILLGKYVFKFKAPITLGATAGALTTTAAIGAICEKAKSNAPVLGYTVPYAVGNILLTVWGSIVIIFFS, from the coding sequence ATGACATGGTTCGTACATGCTCTCCAATCACATCCAGAGCTTGCCTTATTTTTAACATTGGCCATTGGATATGCAGTTGGAAAAATTCAAATCGGATCATTTAAAGTCGGATCCGTCACTGGTGTACTTATTACAGGTGTTATTATTGGACAATTAAATATTACGATTGACGACACTGTTAAGTCTGTGTTTTTCCTTCTTTTCTTATTTGCATTAGGGTATAATGCCGGACCTCAATTTTTTAAAGGATTAAAAAAAGAAGGAATTCCTCAAGTAATTTTTTCTGTTATCGTCTGTGTCATTGGTTTAATTTCTACGATTATAGTCGGAAAAATTCTCGGATACAACGCTGGTCAGGCCTCTGGTTTAGCTGCAGGCGCTTTAACTCAATCAGCAGTTATTGGTGTTGCACAAGATGCTATATCAAACTTAAGTATAGCTGCTAGTGATAAAAAATCAATGATGGATTTTGTGCCCGTAGGTTATGCCGTAACATATATCTTTGGAACGATTGGTTGTGCTTTTATTTTAGCCACTGTTGGACCAAAAATACTTGGTGTTGATCTTGAAGAAGAAAGTAAAAAGCTTGACAATATCTCAAAAGATAAACTTGAAAATAGCTTAGAAAATTCACGGGCGGGTGACTTAGACTATCGTGCATATATTATTAGTGACAAATATGTTGGACAATCAGTTTCAACTATTGAAAAAAAACTGGCACGAGATAGTATTCGTTTATTCCTTGTTCGAATTAAACGCGAAAATAAAGTGTTCAAGCCAGCCGGTGATGAGGTCATTCAAAAAAATGATCATGTCGCTTTCGCCTTTAAAGAACGAGATGTTGAAAAAATTAACTTATTAGATATTGGACAAGAAATCTCAGATTATCACTTAATTAACTTCCCAACAGAATCACTAGCTGTTTACGTTAAAAGTGATAAGGTTATTGGTAAATCAATTAAAGAAATTCGTCATCATACACTTACTCGAGGAGTATTTATTTCTAAACTTCAAAGTACTGGTGAAGAAGTACCTTACCAAAATGATACAATCGTCCAAAATCATGATGTTCTTACCTTAACTGGACCGGTAGATGAAGTTGAAGTACTGGCTTATCAATTAGGTCGTCCAGCGCGTAATTCTGATGAGACAGATATGATTTTTGTAGGCCTTGGGATTCTACTTGGTGGATTAATCGGGATTCCAGCTTTAATGATTGGAAAAGTAGGAATCAGTTTATCAACAAGTGGTGGGGCACTGATTATGGGATTAATCTTTGGACTACTTCACTCACGTCGTCCAACCATTGGTCGTATTCCCTCAAGTACTGCCTGGTTCTTAAGTAATGTAGGGCTAGCAGCATTCGTTGCTGTCGTTGGAATTAATGCTGGACCTGGTTTTGTTTCTGGATTAAAAACATCTGGAATTAGTTTCTTTTTAGCTGGTGTCATTGTAACTATCATTCCAACATTGGCAGGAATTTTATTAGGGAAATACGTCTTTAAGTTCAAGGCACCCATTACACTTGGTGCTACTGCAGGAGCGTTAACAACAACTGCTGCTATTGGAGCTATCTGTGAAAAGGCGAAAAGTAATGCCCCTGTACTTGGATACACTGTCCCATACGCGGTTGGTAACATTTTATTAACCGTTTGGGGTTCTATCGTCATTATCTTCTTCTCCTAA
- the amrA gene encoding AmmeMemoRadiSam system protein A — translation MEGYYLMPHPPIIVPNIGKGEELKLYQTSLACYDIAQEIATKEPETIIIVTPHGPMFSDAISISDGEDISGDFRRFQCFDIKVDVKLDMEFNEVLLKLSQDEQVPVVSVDRELLRAYGRPFELDHGTLVPLYFVNKYYQNYKLVHITYAPLSDRMLYKFGMLLQQVAQNLNRKSILIASGDLSHKLSTSGPYAYSPYGEQFDRQFLAKLSSSQPLDIFELDCEMIEEAAECGLRSTKILMGALDGKEIKGEVLAYQSPFGVGYGVVKFNEVGVGTKALKYIGRREQGMTEVLPKGSNPYVRLARKCLEDYFTQTKTMIAKEELPEIMVAHRHGVFVSLKKDGQLRGCIGTIFPTTDCVASEIIRNAIAAATEDPRFIPVRFEELKQIQISVDVLMTPTSASIEELDPKRYGVIVSKGMRKGVLLPNLEGVESVDDQLAIVCQKAGINPDGDFDIEKFEVIRYKEGER, via the coding sequence TTGGAAGGTTACTATTTAATGCCGCATCCTCCAATAATTGTTCCCAATATAGGTAAAGGAGAAGAATTAAAGTTATATCAAACAAGTTTAGCTTGTTATGATATTGCACAAGAAATTGCAACTAAAGAACCTGAGACAATTATCATTGTAACTCCGCATGGACCGATGTTTTCAGATGCTATTTCCATTTCCGATGGAGAGGATATTAGTGGTGATTTTAGACGATTTCAATGTTTTGATATAAAGGTGGATGTAAAGCTTGATATGGAATTTAATGAGGTTTTACTTAAACTATCCCAAGATGAACAAGTTCCTGTTGTCTCTGTTGATCGAGAATTATTACGAGCCTATGGACGTCCCTTTGAACTGGATCATGGAACATTGGTTCCTTTATATTTTGTGAATAAATATTATCAAAATTATAAATTAGTTCATATTACTTATGCTCCTTTAAGTGATCGAATGCTTTATAAATTTGGGATGCTTCTTCAACAAGTAGCTCAAAACCTTAATCGTAAATCGATACTGATTGCAAGTGGAGATTTATCTCATAAGTTAAGTACAAGTGGACCTTATGCTTATTCTCCGTACGGAGAACAATTTGATCGTCAGTTTTTAGCTAAGCTTTCATCCTCTCAACCATTAGATATTTTTGAGTTAGATTGTGAAATGATTGAAGAGGCTGCAGAGTGCGGTTTAAGATCGACGAAAATATTAATGGGAGCACTAGATGGAAAAGAGATAAAAGGAGAAGTGCTCGCTTATCAAAGTCCATTTGGTGTCGGCTATGGAGTGGTTAAATTTAACGAAGTCGGTGTTGGAACCAAAGCACTAAAATATATTGGACGGAGGGAGCAAGGTATGACAGAAGTGTTACCGAAAGGAAGTAATCCGTATGTCCGATTAGCTAGAAAATGTTTAGAGGATTATTTCACACAAACTAAGACAATGATTGCGAAGGAAGAATTACCAGAAATTATGGTGGCTCATCGTCACGGCGTCTTTGTCTCCTTAAAGAAAGACGGACAATTACGTGGATGCATTGGAACCATCTTTCCAACAACGGATTGTGTTGCATCAGAAATTATTAGAAATGCGATTGCAGCAGCTACGGAAGATCCGCGATTTATTCCTGTTCGATTTGAAGAATTAAAACAGATTCAAATCTCCGTAGATGTCCTTATGACACCAACATCAGCAAGTATTGAGGAACTCGACCCAAAACGTTATGGTGTGATTGTAAGTAAAGGCATGCGTAAAGGGGTACTTTTACCTAATTTAGAAGGAGTCGAATCGGTAGATGATCAATTAGCGATTGTTTGTCAAAAAGCTGGCATTAATCCCGATGGAGATTTTGATATTGAAAAATTTGAAGTGATTCGTTATAAAGAAGGTGAGCGATAG
- the amrS gene encoding AmmeMemoRadiSam system radical SAM enzyme: MDYPVPFFERKQDRIQCLICPHKCLISEGKTGICRVRTVQNNQLMVINYGEVTSAAVDPIEKKPLYHFKPGKNILSLGSFGCNMTCSFCQNYEISQHRPKTDTLSIDELSEVLASVENNAGIAYTYNEPLMWYEYVYDTAKELKRRNPDTSVVIVTNGYINKEPLMKLLPYVDAMNIDLKGYSNRYYQKICGAQLDPVLETIRRANDYIHIEITTLLVTDEFDALEEVEQIAQFLASINPDIPLHLSRYFPRYKMKNEATNVDIMAQAVAVAKKYLNYVYIGNVAGADTNTYCPNCHERLIERHQYETRCLIHESKCPTCHIPIPIKL, encoded by the coding sequence GTGGATTATCCCGTTCCGTTTTTTGAACGAAAACAAGATCGTATTCAATGTTTAATATGTCCACATAAATGTCTGATTTCAGAAGGAAAAACAGGAATATGCCGAGTTCGAACTGTACAAAATAATCAGCTAATGGTTATCAACTATGGCGAAGTTACCTCAGCAGCAGTTGATCCCATTGAGAAAAAGCCACTGTATCACTTTAAACCAGGAAAAAATATTTTATCACTTGGGAGTTTTGGTTGTAATATGACTTGTAGTTTTTGTCAGAACTATGAGATTTCTCAACATCGTCCTAAAACAGACACACTATCGATTGATGAATTAAGCGAGGTCTTAGCTTCGGTTGAGAATAATGCAGGAATAGCTTACACGTATAATGAGCCGCTAATGTGGTATGAATACGTTTATGATACGGCAAAAGAGTTAAAGCGTCGTAATCCTGACACGAGTGTTGTTATTGTCACAAATGGTTACATTAATAAAGAACCTTTAATGAAATTATTACCCTATGTTGATGCAATGAATATTGATTTAAAGGGGTACTCAAATCGTTACTATCAAAAGATTTGCGGCGCTCAACTAGATCCAGTTCTAGAGACGATTAGACGTGCTAATGACTATATTCATATTGAAATTACCACGTTATTAGTCACAGATGAATTTGATGCTTTAGAAGAAGTAGAACAAATTGCCCAGTTTTTAGCGTCCATTAATCCAGATATCCCGCTACATTTAAGTCGTTATTTCCCCCGTTATAAAATGAAAAATGAAGCTACAAATGTTGATATCATGGCTCAAGCTGTGGCGGTTGCTAAGAAATATCTAAATTATGTCTATATCGGCAACGTTGCGGGTGCTGATACGAACACTTATTGTCCGAATTGTCATGAACGTTTAATTGAACGACATCAATATGAGACACGTTGTTTAATTCATGAGTCAAAATGCCCAACTTGTCACATACCAATTCCCATTAAGCTATGA
- a CDS encoding DUF2871 domain-containing protein, which translates to MKKISNTAFVYTIVALVAGVVYREYTKVVGFSGKTNLSLLHTHLFTLGMLFFLVVLALEATLKLSEQKIFNGFFMTYNVGLILTSLMMAVRGFLQIQGAELSKAVDASVSGVSGVGHILLGVGLILFFMNLRRTIATK; encoded by the coding sequence ATGAAAAAAATATCAAATACGGCATTTGTTTATACAATTGTTGCATTAGTAGCGGGTGTGGTGTATCGAGAGTATACGAAAGTTGTTGGTTTCTCAGGTAAAACGAATTTATCGTTATTACACACTCATTTATTTACTTTAGGTATGTTATTTTTTTTAGTTGTGTTAGCATTAGAAGCAACATTAAAGTTAAGTGAACAAAAAATCTTTAATGGATTCTTTATGACTTATAATGTTGGTTTAATTTTAACATCACTAATGATGGCAGTTCGTGGATTTTTACAAATTCAAGGTGCTGAACTTTCTAAAGCAGTTGATGCCTCAGTTTCAGGAGTATCTGGTGTCGGTCATATTTTACTAGGAGTAGGACTTATCCTATTCTTTATGAATCTTAGACGTACGATTGCAACAAAATAA
- a CDS encoding lysylphosphatidylglycerol synthase transmembrane domain-containing protein translates to MNNKLKSSVSLLFMISLIIITSYFIFKDQSLPTLLQTLKDVNLFYIILGLCMMFIFVGCEAMNTFSIMRALGQKISYIKCLGFAFIGFYFSSITPSSSGGQPAQMFYMNKANINLSYSSLNLLIITVVYQMVMMAYAGIMFLLNHEFIMTNLHGIQYFLMFSVTINLLLTIGILLAMFSKKFIYQLIYLVTKWLGAIRIIKDVTATQSKLESLVKEYTIGADYLKTRPLLLLRVVCTTTIQLTSTYLVPYFVYKAFHLNDFTLLQIISLQSLVSLAVSSIPLPGAVGASENAFMSAFKLFFASNLIVPAMLLCRGISFYAFLIISGIISLIVHLLLTKEQSTTPPSKSMISI, encoded by the coding sequence ATGAATAATAAGCTAAAATCATCAGTAAGCCTTTTATTTATGATTTCTCTAATCATAATTACAAGCTATTTTATTTTTAAAGATCAATCTTTACCTACGTTACTTCAAACATTAAAAGATGTTAATTTATTCTATATTATATTAGGCCTTTGTATGATGTTTATCTTCGTTGGGTGTGAAGCCATGAATACATTCTCAATTATGCGTGCCCTCGGACAAAAGATTTCCTACATAAAATGTCTAGGATTTGCATTTATCGGTTTCTATTTTAGTTCAATTACTCCCTCTTCCTCTGGTGGGCAACCCGCTCAAATGTTTTATATGAACAAAGCTAACATCAATCTTTCTTATTCTTCCTTAAATTTATTAATTATTACCGTTGTCTATCAAATGGTCATGATGGCATACGCTGGAATTATGTTCCTTCTGAACCATGAATTTATTATGACTAATCTTCATGGAATTCAATACTTCTTAATGTTTAGTGTAACAATTAACCTTTTATTAACGATTGGTATTTTATTAGCGATGTTTTCAAAAAAATTTATCTATCAATTAATCTACTTAGTTACTAAATGGTTAGGCGCTATTCGAATCATAAAAGATGTAACCGCGACACAATCTAAACTAGAATCACTAGTAAAAGAGTATACGATAGGAGCAGATTACCTTAAAACACGACCTCTTTTATTACTGCGTGTCGTTTGTACAACAACCATTCAATTAACTTCTACTTATCTAGTGCCCTATTTTGTTTATAAAGCATTCCATCTTAACGACTTTACTTTATTACAAATCATCTCGCTTCAGTCATTAGTCTCATTAGCTGTTTCATCCATCCCACTTCCTGGGGCAGTTGGTGCTTCAGAAAATGCATTTATGAGTGCTTTCAAACTATTCTTTGCAAGTAACCTTATCGTCCCAGCAATGTTGTTATGTCGTGGAATTAGTTTTTATGCCTTTTTAATTATTAGTGGAATTATCTCATTGATTGTTCATCTCCTTTTAACAAAAGAGCAATCGACAACTCCCCCATCAAAATCTATGATTTCAATCTAA